Genomic DNA from Pseudobacteroides sp.:
GGAGATTAAAAAAGGGGATGAAAAAACCAAGGATATGTTCCCTGAAAAGGGTCTTCCTTCCCAAGGGGAAATAAAGGACAGTTTAAAGGAATTAAAAGATTTAATAAGCACAGATATAAAGAAGGTACAGGACCGAGGCAAGTCCAACTCAGGAAGTAATCTGTTCAATCCTGATTATAAAGGTATAAGCAGCTTTGAAAAGAACCTTGATTTTAAAGACAATAATGTAAATAAATCCAAGGAAGCTCTATCGGTTTTGAAGGGACTTACAGGAATTATTTCTTCAGGTCTAAAGAACTTAAGAGATGAACTTTATGTAGGTGAATATTCCCTTGGCATGTTTAAAAATGCTGTTACAGAAAAGTTGGATTTAAATGGCGATATACAATATGATTTAACAGGTTATAAAATGTCTACCAGGAAAGATACTTTCTTTGAGAGGGCAGAATTGGAATACATACTCAATGGCAGCAGATCCCAAGAGCAGAACCTCCTTTGGATAAAGGGGCAGATACTTTTGGTAAGGTGGGCCTTAAATACCGTTTCCATTTATACAGATCCCAAAAAGGTAACAATGGCGCTGGAAATTGCCGCAGCCATCGCAGGATGGACGGTATTTGGAGTACCTCTGGTGCAGACACTAATACTTCTTGCCTGGTCCTTTGCAGAGTCAATGATTGATGTAAGTATGATACTTCAGGGGCATGATATGCCAATATTCAAGCTGAACACCGATTGGGTTTTAAGCATTGAGGGAGGAGCCAAAGAAGCGGCTAGGGCACTGACAAATAAAATGGCAGGAGCCTTTAAAAACAAGGTGGTTGAAGAAACAAAAAAGTTTGTGAAAAATAAAGCTAATGAAGCTATAGACTATACATCCGATAAGGTGGCAGAGTCCATAGAAAAGGGAATAACAGACCAGGTCTCAAAGGTCACGAGGGGAATGACGGAATCCATAAGCAATTCAATCGAGCAAAAGGTGGAGGAGGTTCTGGATTCGGCCTTCAGGCCATTTGAAAATGCAATATACACGGAAATAGGAAAGACAGAAGCTAAGTTTGATGAGTTGAAGGATTCTTTAGAAGCGTTAAACAATAAGGCTTCAGAAAAATATGAAGATGCTGTTGACGGCTTGATGGAGCATGTTAATAAGTCCATATACGATTCAGTAAAAAAATATTTTCCGGAGGCTGAAAGGGAGCTGAATAAGTGTGGTTACAGAGAACTTATCGATGGCCTTAGAGTGCAGGAAAAGAGATATTTTGAGGAATTAAAAGGTATTGGGATAGACTTTTTAGGGAAGAAGGAAAAAGAATTAAAGGAAAAGCTGGATGAGGCTCAAGAGCAAACCATAGGGAAAATAAAGACTGCAATAGCCAACGCAAAGACGAACCTAAAAAAGAGGGTTTTAGACGGAATCAATAATACACTTCTTGAGAAATTTAAAGCTGCTGGCGATAATCTCTCGGATAAGATAGATGAAATAGTATCAAAAAAAATTAATAGTATAAAAAATTCAGGAAAAGACAAGATAAAGGAAAAATTAGGTTCATTTATAGATAATCTAGGAGGTAAGTCCAAAGGCTCATCCCTTAAAGAAAAGACATTTTCCATTGAGGATTACACAGCAAAGGTCAATATCAGAGGTAACCTCCTAAAGATGGGATACACAGGCTATTTAAGGTTATTTCTCCTATTTGTAAGCCCCGATAAAAAATTGAAGAGAATTCAGGATCTTGTTCAGTTGAACATGGAAAAGGAGACAGGAAAAGAATTCAGATTATCGGATTATAACACATTTTTAAGGGTTGAAGCGGTCTTTTCAGTTAAATACCTGTTTATGACTTCAGCGTTTATGCCAAGAACTTATAAAGACAGGTATAAGATATCTCATGTGGTCTATAAAGGATATTGAGAGGTATTTTGTGATGAAGCTTAAATGTAAAAAGGGATCTCTTACAATTGAAGCTGCTTTTGCACTGCCTGTTGTAATAGTTGTTATTCTTACAATTGCGTATTTTATTAGAATTGCATATGTCCATTCGCTGGTTCAACATGCCTTGGATGAGTCTGCAAAAGAAATTTCATCATACAGCTATCTCTATTCTGTGAGTAAGCTCCAGGCATTAAATGACGGTACACATGATCTCCTTACTAAAAATGAAGCTTCCGCCGTATCTCGTATTGATACTGTTTTAGAGACTGTAAATTCCGTTAATGACAAGATCGGTAAGCTAGGAAGCATGCAAAAGGGCAGCGAAGACATGAATCTTGACGAAATAAAAGGGGTGTACAGCAGTGGAAAGGCTGATATAGAAAAACTAAAATCCATTTACAATGAGATCAAGGGGCATCCTAAAGGATGGAAGGGGGGAGTGAAAAAGGAGGTTGCAAGCCTAGCTTCACTGGTTGCCCACGGCCTTTTGGAAAGCGGCAGGGAGGAATTGTCGGAGCTGATAGTGAGAATCATGATGAGAAAGCATATAGCAACTGACAAATATGATGAAGACCAGGCGTTAAAAAGGCTTAACATAATGGGCGGTTATGAAGGGCTGGACTTTTCAGGGACATCTATTTTTAGTGACAAAAAAACAATAAAACTAGTCGTAAGCTACACAATAAGGCCCATAACCCCGCTTCCTATAATTCCGGAGCTAAGAATTGAACAAAAAGCACTCATTGTGGGATGGTTGGATGGAGACGGCAAACACTCAAAAAGGCTGGAACAAATAGAAAATAACAGTCAGGGAAATATAGATAAAGAAGATAACATTTGGGACTTAAGCCCATTTGACAGGGGAAATGAGATCTTAAGAAGGTTCGGTGCAAATGTGCTTAGCAGAACCGGCGGGGCGGTGGATGTATTCGATGCTTTCACAGGCACTGCAACCGATATAAGAAGCATTGATATAACTCTATCTTCATACAAAGATATTAATAATCTTAAAAAGGAGATCAAATCTGAAATAAAGCTGGTTCAAGGTTATAACGGCAAGGTAAGGATAAACCATAACGGCAGCGAAACTGATTTTGACATAAAGAGCAGGAACCTTAGAATTATAATACCAAAGGGAACAAAAACTGCTGAGATAACACGCTTGGAAGCACAACTCAATTCAGAGAACAGTGGGGTCAAACTAACCATTGAAGAATATATTGAAAAGAGAGCGAAGGAATCCTAGGGAGGACTTTATGAGTTACATAGTGATGATACTTTCAGGTTTAATTGCAGGAAATCTTGTAAATATATATACTAACAGAAAGATACTCACAGGTAACATTGCGGAAGATTACAAAGGCATGTTCGTAAAGGATGCGAGCTTCTATCTCATTCAATTTTTCATGGTATCCATGTACCTATTCATCTATTTTAAGGCATCGGATTTCAACGAAATCCTAAAATTTTCTTTGTTTTCAGCGTTGATGCTTGCCGCCGCAATGGAGGACTTTAACAGCCAGCAGATACCCAATAAACTTATTGTCGGGTTTATAATAATAGGGGTAATTATTAACCTGTTTATACATGACACAAACACATGCATTGGAATACTCATAACAGTTTTATCCGCTGCAGGCATTTTCGGAATTATCTATAAAACCTCAAAAGGCGGAATTGGTGCAGGGGATGTAAAACTTATAATATGTTCTGCACTTTTTTTGGAACCTGGGGATTTATTTACCACCATAGTAATTGCATTTCTGTTTACATTTCTAACAGGCATAATACTTATGATCTTAAGGCGTTTGGGCAAAAAGACGTTGGTACCCTTCAGCCCTTTCATACTGGCAGGTTTTCTTGTTTCTTTATTTTAAGGGATACATGCTGCTGCCGGAGGAATTATAAAAAAAGGTGGGTCGTATATGAGTTATATAAAAGATCTTTTCAGGTTTGAATTTGAGAGTGATTCTTCAGCAAGCTATCTGGTTCTTAGAAATGTGGAAGAGGATAAGCTGCAAAAGCTTCAGGTTGAAATGATAGAACAAAACCCTAATGCAGACATTATACCGTTATCGATAAGGGTCAAAAACAACGAGTATATGATTTTTTACAATATAACATCAAAAATCACTTTAAATCAATTACTTAAAAGACAAAGCCTTAAAAAGAATGAGTTTTTAGATCTTCTCATATCAATTTCCAAAACCATATCCGAATGCAAAAATTACTATGCTTATGATAAAAATTTTGCAATTGACGGAGATTTGATTTATGTAAATCCGGCAAATCTTGATGCATCACTTATTTATATACCTGTTAGCTTTCAGGTAAGCTTCAAGGATGTATTTATTGATTTTGTGAAGAAATTGATTGATGATGTTGTGAGGATTGATGAAAATGAGGATCTGGGATTTATCCAAAAAATTAGGGTTCAATTAAGGGAAGATATCTTTAGTATGCAGGAATTTATACGTATTTTAAGCGGATTCAGATACAAGAATGATGCGAAGGATGATCCCAATAAAAACTATATACAGGAAACCATGCTTAGGAACAATCAAAATAATGTCATTGATACAGGAAAAAATGATTTGGGCAAGGGCAGGGACAATTTAATAGAGTTAAAAACCCCAAAGGCAGAGGTAAGAGAGCAGAAATCAGTAATAAATATACCTCGAAAATCAAACAATACATTTGTTCCGATGAGGGACAATTCAAGCACGGGTAGTTCAGGTACAATACTTGCATACTCAAAGAACTCAATATATGCAGCAATAGGGCTTCAAGCTGCAGGTATACTAGTTCTCATAATTTCTGTCATTGGCGTTTTAAAAAGCGTGAAACAGGATTTCAGTCTTGTGCTGGGTGTTGGAATAGTAGTGGGTGCCATTGACTTTCTGATCATGAGAAAATTGTTGGATAAGGATAAAATGATACCTGTACATAAAAATGAAAGCAGATCCGTTGATGATAGGTGCAAGGAAAAGGTGGCAGATGCAAAGCCTGATGTCCTGAAAGGGCCTGAAGGGGGTGTGAGGAGCCCTATAAACGAACCTGGTACCGAAATACTATGTGATAATTGTAAGGATGATACCGTTTTACTTAAAGAAAGCCCAAGTTTACCTTATCTCATTGGTAAAAATGAAGGAAAAAATATTAAGATAATAATAAATAAAGACAGTTTTCTTATAGGAAGACTCAAATCCCAAGTGGATTGTGAAATAAACAACTCAAGCATCAGTAAGGTTCACACTGAAATAATAAAAAAGGAGGGGCGTTATTACATTAAGGATTTAAATTCCAGCAATGGTACATATGTAAATTCTGAAAGAATAAAGAGCAATTTTGAATTTGAGATTAAAAATCACGATGTTATAAGAATTGCAAACATGGAATTTGAATTTTGTGCTGTATAGTTGTGTATAAATAAAAAATATTATATAGGAGTACTACTTATGTCAAGACCGGAGTTGTTTTTTTCGGCTGCCACCGATAAGGGAACTGTTAAAGAGGTAAATCAGGACAGCATAATAATAAGAACTGGAAAAAATAAGGATGCTTCATATGGTTTGTTTGCAGTAGCAGATGGAATGGGGGGACATGCCTATGGCGAAGTAGCAAGCAAAATGGCTTGTGATGCTCTTGATTTGTGGTGGGAAGAAGAGTTGCCTCATATACTTGACAAGTGCGGCAGAAAGCTCCCTGATAGTTTGGATGGTTCTTTACACAAACTTTTTTGCAGGGTCAATAATGACATACTATGCTATTCTTCCAAAGTAGCAGAGAATGTAGGTACTACCCTAACAGTGCTATTTATATATAACTCCGAGTTTGTGATAAAGCACATCGGTGACAGCAGAATTTATAGGATAAACAAAAGGGTACAGCAGTTGACGCTGGACCATACATGGGTTTCATCCCAGGTTTCGGCGGGAAATCTGACATGTGATGAGGCTAGGAATCATCCCAAAAGGAATGTTTTGACCCAGTGCATAGGCATTTTTAGGGAGCTAAATACTTTTACAAGTAAGGATGCTTTTAGGGATGGGGATGTATTTATAATTGGTAGTGATGGTTTTTATGATAAATTGAATGACTTTCATTTTTTAAAAGGTGCAATGGTGTTAAGACAAAAGCCGGGATACAGCGATGATATTGCCAAAGACCTTATTTCATTTGTAAAAATGGCAGGAGAAAGGGATAACATTTCACTAATACTGGTGTATCCCAAGTTGTACGGCCTTTTAAAGTTTTTTTTGAGAAGATAATACTTTTAATGTTGGAAGAGTTAAATCAATTACATTTGTCTATCGCAAATAGCAAAAGGGGATGAAAAAATAAATGGCAATAAAATTTACAGCACTTTTTATTCTATTACTCCTAGCTGTTTTCAATGATATAAAGTCATTCAAAATAAAAAACCTTATAACTTATCCGGCAGTATCATTGGGGTTTGTTGTAAATACCTGTTTGAGGGGTGCTGAAGGATTTAAAGATTCAATTTCGGGAGCTATAATACCCTTAATTGTTCTTTTTATTTTTTTTGCATTACGTATGTTAGGAGCTGGAGATATAAAGCTTTTTTGTGCTATAGGTGCTCTCATGGGTTGGAAATTTAGTGTCTTGTGTATTGCTTATTCATTTATTTTTGGAGGATTTATTTCAATCATCATTTTATTGTATAGAAAAAATACCAAACAAAGGTTTAAACATCTCTTTGACTATTTAAAGACAACACTTTTGTTAATGAAAATAGATAAATATCAGGATTACAATAATAATAAAAATGGACTTTTCAGGTTTTCATTTGCTGTTTTAGGTGGAACTTTATCAGTTGTGATAGAATTGTTTATTTTTAATTCTATTTTTTGAGCGGAATAACGTTATGGACATGACGATTAATTACTGGTAAACTAGAGAAGAGAAAGATATTAATTTAATTAGATGAAAAGGTGGGGTATTGTGGCTAGAAAGATTTTGTTACCGGTAATTTCTTTGTTATGTATTATGTTTCTTTTTGTTTCCTGCAGTGAAAAAAGCAATAATAAAAGTAAAAGCAATAGTAATAGTAGTGTTCCTTCCCACGTAGGCATGTATACGAACTATAATTCATCCATACTTTTAAAAGCGGATGGATCATTTGTTACAACTATTAGTGAAGGTACTAATACAGATTTGGTTTTTACAGGTAAATATACGCTTAATGGAGAAGATATTGTCTTCGATAATCAGAAAATGAACGGAGATGATTTAGGAACCGTTTTAAATGGAAAGCTTAAGGATGGAGTTATTAGTTATGATGGGGGAAAACCTTTTACTAAAGATGAAGACTATGAGCTGAAAAAAGAGGATATTGCACCTAAGGAAGAACCAAAGTCTGTTGTATCGGCAGGTGCAGCTACTTCATCTCCAACTACGGAAAATTCTTCTCCCAATCCATCGAATAATGACCAAAAGTAAAAAAATATTGTATAATATATATAGTGATTACGATAAGTTTGTGGTATTCATTTTGTAAAGTTATTTATCAATTTGCATAAAGGAAGTTCCTTTATGCCTAGTATAAATAACTTGTTTTTTAATTCTAAGGATAATTTAAAAAATTTAAAATAAATAAAAAATTTACATTTATTATTTATTATGGTATCCTATTGAAGGTTAATTTATGCCATCAATCTTAATGCTTTATAAAAACTATACTAAATTTTAAAAAGGGAGTGGTTAAAAAAATGAGAAAGGTGTTACCAATTTTTATTTCACTGTGCATACTTATGAGCAGTGTTCTAAATGTCTTCGCTGTCGGTGATTCTTTAGACACGATTTTGAATGGACAGGCACCGACAATTGAAGTAGTGAAAGCAAAGCTTGACAGACTGGTTACTTATACGACCAAAAAGTTTAAAGATGTCAAGTCCACACACTGGTATGTAAAAAGTTTGTCAAAATTGGTGGGAATGAAGGGGATTGATGGCTACAAAGATGGAACATTCAGACCTCAAGGCCAAATTACTGTAGCTGAATTTACAAAACTATTACTGGCTGCAGCAGGTTATCAGGAAGATATTGCTTTAGGAGAGTGGTATGCCAATTATGTGGCAAAAGCTAAGGAATTAGGAGTAATTGAGAACAGTGACAACTATAACTATAAAAGCGGCATGAAAAGAAAAGATATGGCAAAAATGATATGCAAGCTTTTGGATGTTAAGCCGTCAACATCTGGTACTTCAGTCTTTAGTGACGCTAAGAACATTGATTCCAAATGGATAGATGCAGCATTTAACGAGTATCTCATCAGAGGATATGGTAAAGAAGGTGCGAGAACTTTCAAGCCTATGCAAACCGCAACAAGAGCAGAGGTTAGCGAAATGGTAATGCGTGCTTTAGAGTACAGGGAAAATCCTGAAGAGTTCAAAAAAGCCAATGGAGCTGATAGTACCAGCACAAGTCCAAGCACAAGTACTTCTTATACTGAGGTAAAGGGATATAAGATACCCGATAAGTCTGAAGTCATTGTTAGAACAGATTTTGAGATAGCTGAAATAATAATCAGTATTGATCTAAAAAAAGATCTGAGCACTCAGATTAAAGAAACTGAAAGCATATTATTAAGCAAGTTTTCAAGCAGTGACATAAAGTCTCTGATGGATTATGTTAAACAGTATAGCGATGCTGCTACAATTTTACCTAAAAGAGAGTTTACTGTAGGCAACCGGAACATAGCTGTTGGTGGACAGGCCGGTGTTGCTACAATTACGGTTTTCTCAAATTAAAATGTTCTAGTATTGTGTTACTGGATGGACAAATTTATTGTAATAATTTATTGGTTTATGTTACAATATAACTGACATATTTAAGCAATACAATTTATTCTACTGTTAATGATTAACAGTGGATTTGTAGATGTTACTTTCGGAAATGCGTCTTACATAGCCTAAATATAAGGAATCTTGTATTTGTATGTTTTCTTGAAGTATGGGAAGTTATGGTGCATTCTACGCCACAATCTCTCACGACAGAATCAAGGTAGCAAAATCGCAAGCAATTTTGATTTTCCGAGATAACTTTATGTCTTAAAAAACCAACGCAAAGTCAATGGTGATTTGCTTTATTTTGCTGTGGTTTTTATTAATAAATATTAAGTAAAGAGAATTTAGGGGGTAAATCGAATGAATTTAAGAAGTAAAATGAGTAAGTTTCTTGTTTTTTGCTTGATTTTCATGCTCTTAGGTAACACCTCAATTGTTGCCTTAGCTGAAACTTCAACAGATGGATTCAAAATAGTTATAGGAAATGCTAGAGGCAATGCTGGAGAAACTATAACAGTACCTGTTAGTTTTCAAAATGTACCATCATCGGGTATAAATAACTGCGACTTTTCTGTTAAATTTGATGATCAAGTATTAGATTTTATTGGTACAGAGGCAGGTCCGATTGTTACATTAGCAGTAGCAAATTATTCTGCTAATTATGCTGAAAGGGTAAAAGACGGTCCTAAATATATTAACTTCTTGTTTAATGATGCGA
This window encodes:
- a CDS encoding DUF5702 domain-containing protein yields the protein MDFLKKTQGAISIFLCFVLLALVALSGSLVDGSRMRVAEAETKTAIDCAAMSQLTYYNNVLKELYGLFAMADNDPATIREAISKNLDERLLYTVVNEKKEGFEKYYSEVKGLFEKDKSKPLNFFDFKAEEIKVNPLYNLSEGEVFKRQILEFMKYRAPKEIADQFLDKLLAFKDLGEQTRMLEKKLDIDEKLYKAGEGTETLSDKALEINSLAKSSSIDKKLDSLTQSVSDRIKAQKLLWEKKKQLESMTPPVNSSDDPKAVKKHEENLKAYAKSVESLSKEIEKFENLTIPQLKRDASKIKDDLIRYIDTELIGNKAFNDALNAIDDIKEKSKEVVNMANELSVAIKEDSSSFGEAIRTDLKSKKQVLDTKVLDDRNLEIEKCRSTYTEIKRIVADIHPDSIVFDVVSSLPEDLESKVRSGLSYEKVGKLLKDIPRVNYYVKKTEESEGSADDPRTAIKAMREDVEKDGNKLIEEIKKGDEKTKDMFPEKGLPSQGEIKDSLKELKDLISTDIKKVQDRGKSNSGSNLFNPDYKGISSFEKNLDFKDNNVNKSKEALSVLKGLTGIISSGLKNLRDELYVGEYSLGMFKNAVTEKLDLNGDIQYDLTGYKMSTRKDTFFERAELEYILNGSRSQEQNLLWIKGQILLVRWALNTVSIYTDPKKVTMALEIAAAIAGWTVFGVPLVQTLILLAWSFAESMIDVSMILQGHDMPIFKLNTDWVLSIEGGAKEAARALTNKMAGAFKNKVVEETKKFVKNKANEAIDYTSDKVAESIEKGITDQVSKVTRGMTESISNSIEQKVEEVLDSAFRPFENAIYTEIGKTEAKFDELKDSLEALNNKASEKYEDAVDGLMEHVNKSIYDSVKKYFPEAERELNKCGYRELIDGLRVQEKRYFEELKGIGIDFLGKKEKELKEKLDEAQEQTIGKIKTAIANAKTNLKKRVLDGINNTLLEKFKAAGDNLSDKIDEIVSKKINSIKNSGKDKIKEKLGSFIDNLGGKSKGSSLKEKTFSIEDYTAKVNIRGNLLKMGYTGYLRLFLLFVSPDKKLKRIQDLVQLNMEKETGKEFRLSDYNTFLRVEAVFSVKYLFMTSAFMPRTYKDRYKISHVVYKGY
- a CDS encoding TadE/TadG family type IV pilus assembly protein; protein product: MKLKCKKGSLTIEAAFALPVVIVVILTIAYFIRIAYVHSLVQHALDESAKEISSYSYLYSVSKLQALNDGTHDLLTKNEASAVSRIDTVLETVNSVNDKIGKLGSMQKGSEDMNLDEIKGVYSSGKADIEKLKSIYNEIKGHPKGWKGGVKKEVASLASLVAHGLLESGREELSELIVRIMMRKHIATDKYDEDQALKRLNIMGGYEGLDFSGTSIFSDKKTIKLVVSYTIRPITPLPIIPELRIEQKALIVGWLDGDGKHSKRLEQIENNSQGNIDKEDNIWDLSPFDRGNEILRRFGANVLSRTGGAVDVFDAFTGTATDIRSIDITLSSYKDINNLKKEIKSEIKLVQGYNGKVRINHNGSETDFDIKSRNLRIIIPKGTKTAEITRLEAQLNSENSGVKLTIEEYIEKRAKES
- a CDS encoding A24 family peptidase, producing MSYIVMILSGLIAGNLVNIYTNRKILTGNIAEDYKGMFVKDASFYLIQFFMVSMYLFIYFKASDFNEILKFSLFSALMLAAAMEDFNSQQIPNKLIVGFIIIGVIINLFIHDTNTCIGILITVLSAAGIFGIIYKTSKGGIGAGDVKLIICSALFLEPGDLFTTIVIAFLFTFLTGIILMILRRLGKKTLVPFSPFILAGFLVSLF
- a CDS encoding DUF6382 domain-containing protein, which translates into the protein MSYIKDLFRFEFESDSSASYLVLRNVEEDKLQKLQVEMIEQNPNADIIPLSIRVKNNEYMIFYNITSKITLNQLLKRQSLKKNEFLDLLISISKTISECKNYYAYDKNFAIDGDLIYVNPANLDASLIYIPVSFQVSFKDVFIDFVKKLIDDVVRIDENEDLGFIQKIRVQLREDIFSMQEFIRILSGFRYKNDAKDDPNKNYIQETMLRNNQNNVIDTGKNDLGKGRDNLIELKTPKAEVREQKSVINIPRKSNNTFVPMRDNSSTGSSGTILAYSKNSIYAAIGLQAAGILVLIISVIGVLKSVKQDFSLVLGVGIVVGAIDFLIMRKLLDKDKMIPVHKNESRSVDDRCKEKVADAKPDVLKGPEGGVRSPINEPGTEILCDNCKDDTVLLKESPSLPYLIGKNEGKNIKIIINKDSFLIGRLKSQVDCEINNSSISKVHTEIIKKEGRYYIKDLNSSNGTYVNSERIKSNFEFEIKNHDVIRIANMEFEFCAV
- a CDS encoding PP2C family protein-serine/threonine phosphatase, coding for MSRPELFFSAATDKGTVKEVNQDSIIIRTGKNKDASYGLFAVADGMGGHAYGEVASKMACDALDLWWEEELPHILDKCGRKLPDSLDGSLHKLFCRVNNDILCYSSKVAENVGTTLTVLFIYNSEFVIKHIGDSRIYRINKRVQQLTLDHTWVSSQVSAGNLTCDEARNHPKRNVLTQCIGIFRELNTFTSKDAFRDGDVFIIGSDGFYDKLNDFHFLKGAMVLRQKPGYSDDIAKDLISFVKMAGERDNISLILVYPKLYGLLKFFLRR
- a CDS encoding A24 family peptidase, whose product is MAIKFTALFILLLLAVFNDIKSFKIKNLITYPAVSLGFVVNTCLRGAEGFKDSISGAIIPLIVLFIFFALRMLGAGDIKLFCAIGALMGWKFSVLCIAYSFIFGGFISIIILLYRKNTKQRFKHLFDYLKTTLLLMKIDKYQDYNNNKNGLFRFSFAVLGGTLSVVIELFIFNSIF
- a CDS encoding S-layer homology domain-containing protein; its protein translation is MRKVLPIFISLCILMSSVLNVFAVGDSLDTILNGQAPTIEVVKAKLDRLVTYTTKKFKDVKSTHWYVKSLSKLVGMKGIDGYKDGTFRPQGQITVAEFTKLLLAAAGYQEDIALGEWYANYVAKAKELGVIENSDNYNYKSGMKRKDMAKMICKLLDVKPSTSGTSVFSDAKNIDSKWIDAAFNEYLIRGYGKEGARTFKPMQTATRAEVSEMVMRALEYRENPEEFKKANGADSTSTSPSTSTSYTEVKGYKIPDKSEVIVRTDFEIAEIIISIDLKKDLSTQIKETESILLSKFSSSDIKSLMDYVKQYSDAATILPKREFTVGNRNIAVGGQAGVATITVFSN